A single Rattus norvegicus strain BN/NHsdMcwi chromosome 5, GRCr8, whole genome shotgun sequence DNA region contains:
- the Fsbp gene encoding fibrinogen silencer-binding protein — MVGKARSSNFTLSEKLDLLNLVKPYVKILEEHTNKNSVIVEKNRCWDVIAVNYNAIGVDRPPRTAQGLRSLYKRLKEYAKQELLQQKEAQSDYKSSISEPTKKVVEMIPQISSFCLVRDRNHIQSTNLDEAAQAGTSSLQVMVDHHPVAITVEVKQEEDIKPSPALVSSPQHNDALEQQEEHELMRVAEGSVSPSLSSVDMRMTSSPSSVPRRDVFHQESGEHLRSLLRCDPQVLQMLKEEHQLILENQKKFGLYVQEKRDGLKRRQRLEEELLRAKIEVEKLRASRLRRDLPEYSSF; from the exons atggtaggaaaGGCCAGATCTTCCAATTTTACCTTGTCTGAGAAGCTTGATCTGCTAAACCTTGTGAAGCCATATGTGAAAATTCTCGAAGAGCACACTAATAAAAATTCAGTCATAGTGGAAAAGAATAGATGTTGGGATGTCATAGCAGTTAACTATAATGCAATTGGAGTAGACCGCCCTCCTCGCACGGCTCAGGGCCTACGCAGCCTTTACAAAAGGCTCAAAGAATATGCCAAGCAGGAGCTATTGCAGCAAAAGGAGGCCCAGTCAGATTATAAAAGCAGTATCTCCGAGCCAACCAAGAAGGTTGTGGAGATGATTCCCCAGATTTCCAGCTTTTGCCTGGTAAGAGACAGGAACCACATACAAAG TACAAACTTGGATGAGGCTGCCCAAGCTGGTACCAGTTCACTGCAGGTGATGGTGGATCACCATCCTGTTGCTATCACTGTAGAGGTGAAACAAGAAGAGGACATTAAACCGTCTCCTGCCCTGGTTTCAAGTCCTCAACACAATGATGCTTTAGAGCAACAAGAAGAACATGAATTAATGCGTGTTGCGGAAGGATCCGTGTCGCCATCACTCTCTTCTGTTGATATGAGAATGACATCATCTCCATCTTCTGTCCCCAGGAGAGATGTTTTTCATCAGGAAAGTGGAGAACACTTGAGGTCTCTGCTAAGATGTGACCCTCAGGTCCTGCAGATGTTGAAAGAGGAACATCAGTTAattttagaaaatcaaaagaaatttGGATTATATGTTCAGGAGAAGAGGGATGGATTGAAGAGGAGGCAGcggctggaggaggagctgctAAGAGCCAAGATTGAAGTGGAGAAGCTGAGAGCAAGTCGCTTACGGCGGGACCTGCCTGAGTATAGTAGTTTCTAA